TGTTGAAGACGTGGACAATAAGGGTGTCTCCTTCACGAACAGTTAAAGTAGGACCAGGAAATCTTCCATTCACTGCAGTTATTACTTGTTCTTTGCATAATCTATTGACAGTAAGATTTTGCGCctgcaaataaaatttattaaaaaaatcaatgttaAAATATTGCTAAATTATCTATAGAAAAAAACACTCGACGGCCACGAGAGACAGGTTTGTCGTCTTTAGAAACTTCAAGAAACAACTTACAATaggaaaatttcaaattgagaCCAAGAAAATTGCACGCAACAATAACAATGACAATAAAATATGAGGATTCAAAATTTACAATCAACAATGCTTATTATTTGTGTCTTCTCCAGATGAAGAAATCCCAATTGATCAATTCAACATACGGATTACCTGTTGAGAAGTCCTAAGCCCATATAAATGAGACTAGGGCTAGAACTGAGTCGGAATTATCGGTCATTATCAGTTAACCGATCCATTATCGGTCGATCGGTCGATATTGTATCGTTAACCGATCCACATAGTCGGGCCGATAATGACAACCGACCCACGCATTTGTGGGTCGGTTGGTGATTTCTATAATACTAAAATGTTGATTGGCTGATATGATCAGTCAACCAAGAATTTAATGAAATTGGGCGAAAAACCCTTAAATtagttaaaaacttaaaacttaAATCGCCCAACTGATAATAAGtttataaaaaaacacaaacacaaactcaAACTTCCAATATTATCGGCCCAAGCCCATTTCTCAAAGTCTCTTGAAGACTCAAACTCTCAAAATATCGGTCAAACTCAAACTCTCAAAGAGTCAAATACTCTCTCACATCTCAGCTCTCACTGTCTCTCTCACAGTCTCACGCTCACTGTGTCAACTCTCAACTCTCACAAAATCACGAATcaatctcaattctcaaaccCTAGAAGCAAAACGGCAGAGAAGATTCGAAGATAAGGCCAAAACTAGAAGCCTCTCTCAGTCTGTCTTCGTCCCGCAAGGTAGCAAGGAAGCTTCTCAGTTCTCACTCTCAGACTCTCAGGGCCTCAGTCTTCGAAGTTCGAATCTCTTCTGTGACTCAACTCAGGTAACTGTAGGTAAGGTTTATCTATGACTCTTTGATTTGCGATTTTGAATTAAGGATTCGGATTTACTGATTTAGGGTTAGGGATTGTATGTGGATTTGAGACTTTCGAGTTGGGATTTAGCCTAATGTTTGCAACTTTTTTCTTGTTGCTTGTCTGTTTGAATGTTTGATTAGGGAtcaaaaaaaatggaaatttgGATCAAACTGAGCAGATTTTGTAATTCGGTATATCCGTGATTGCAGTGAAGCTGCTGGTTGTTAGAGAGTGGAGACTACAGTGATTGAAGCTGCTACCTATTGCAGACCTGTTGTTTATTCTGGGACCTGCAATGTTGCTGCTGCCTTATCTATTTTACAATTCAGATTTCAGAGACTTGTATAGGGTCGGTTGTTACCAATAACCGACCCACAGTTGGTTGCCATCCATCACCCGAACCATAAGGGTCGGGCCGATAATGGTTTTAGAAATCTCTAAAATTTGGTTTCTCGGGTCGGACCGATAATCAACCGACCCATCTCAGTCCCAGCCCTAAATGAGACAGACGATTTGCAGCCACTATATACCTCATTACATAATTATTAATAGATCATCAAATCTTAAATAACTCTTAACATATTCTCGTCACTGAAGAAACGAGCATGAAGAGAGaacgagaaagaaagaaaatataaaaatgaacTGAGTATGAATTGAAGAATTACATTAAACCAGTGTTCGACGATCGCAGCAGAGGCAAAGTCTGTGCAAAGAAGGGTTAAAGCAAAACCCAGCAAAGGCAGAAGCAGATAATACTTGGCCATATTGATTATTCAAGTAGCTAGCTAGTATTGCAGAGATTGGTGATGAGTAATTGGTTTTGAAGAGATTGTGGAGAGGGAAGACAATGGAAGCCCCTATTTATATATAGGAGAGATTTGGGTAAGACATTTTCGTAATTTACATTTGAATTAGTATCTTTTTTGTGTGACAACAAAACCGCGGGAGTGCATGAATATTTCTTTTGATAGAAATAATGCATGCCTTTTGAAATTGTACAGTGTGTTATTATTGCACTAATAATATTAGTACTAGTTATGACTAATAGCTCATGTTACGAAATGAATATATGTAATGAGGATGACCAGGTTCGCTGACTGGAAAATTTATGCAATAAATTTAACTGATACTTTGAATGGAGAAGCTAGTGGCCTTGACTAATGATGCCTTTCTcgaagagaatgaaagcttgccAAGTATCTCTTATCCCATTGACTCATTCGTATTTTATGATATTCGATTGGATTTTATGTAATATAATTTGACCATGATTGAACTCCATTTACATATTATTTATTgtaaaattcattgtttataATTCtactcataaaaaaaatgttgtttatTTCATTTCGCTTCAAAATGGGTTTTGACTTCGGTTATGTATGAAATATTGGCACTATCCACACATTATCAATCACTTAGTTGGTGAATTTTTCTGGTGTCAAACTGTATAGACTCGAGAGGTTCTGAATTTGATTCTCATTGAGAGCCACACGtttatatcgaatgttcaaatgacaaatttatttggtgtcgatttttattttttaaaaaaaaactatccaTACGTACATTATTGTTAGTTATCCATCATACTGGCTAGTTAATACTGAAGATTTAATTTCCTTGTCGCCTAATTAATAGAATATACTcttaccattattttttttctagaaGAGCACAAGAAAAAAACGAGTTTAGATATTTAATCAAGACCTTTATTTCCACATAACACTTCTATTTGAACATTGTAGCTAGTAGAATATGGAGAATGTAACTCGTAGAATTACCTTTGGTTTATTGGGAGATTgagttgttgtttttttataaccgagaacgacaccatacaagCTTGTTTCTTGAAGATTTCATGTGAACAATTGAGTTGGCTGAGAATGTATCATTCCAGTAATGCAACCCAAATTTGACTCTCGCAATAAAAAGACCAAGTGACTTGCCGGTGAAGTTAGGGATAGCGGCACGATCCAACGACCGGAGACTTGCGCTCTCCCTGATATTCATCTGTGAGCGTCGCCATGCACTGCACAAGCAGATTAAGTTGGTGCTGTTTTCTTCATTGCAATCGTGCTATTTTGTGGTTATGGAGttgttattttttgataatcacacacacatatatatatgcatgcatacgCAGAGAATATAAAGAGATATAGTACAAGTCTGTACTATCCAATAGTGGAATCTGTGGATTTCATACTTATGacttaaaaacaaaacaaaacaaaaagactAGTCATTACCACCACAATTGCTGGCAATTAAAGAAGGTGATGATAAATTGCACACCACAATTATCAATGCCTAAAGTAGTATCCAATTTGGTATgtcatttgaaatttgaattgttCAACCATGTAAGAACACAAATTAGACCATCATTTGATTTGTCTAATTAAATTCTATCCTTAATTGATGAATTTCAATACACAAATTAAGGTTTCCTAATTTGTACTTGCCAATAATTTTTGCGGGACTCAAGCTATTGTTTGAACAAGATtgtcaaaaaaagaaacacTTGATTAATTCTTAAACGTGAAGAGATTGGCCTGGGAATTTTAAGTATTTAAATGATAATGGTGATTTGAGATCTCTTAAAGGttgtattatataaatataaatatatataatattataattattggGTGTTTGATAAAGCGTGGCGGGTTAACACCTTGACTTCAAGAATTAACAAGTGAGAGGTGATTTTTAAGTTCGATTTTTCCTTGTGGAATCTGTGGATTTCATACTTAtgaattaaaaacaaaacaaaacaaaacgacTAGTCATTACCGTGTTATTATATACTAAAGATTGGATGAGATAAATTATAACTCTTGTGGGGATGATTTTCATGAGTTTGGTcttgttaatttgttatataCTAAGTGACAATTATTTCAGTGTCTCTTATAGACATATcgttaattatatatttatgttcAAGAAATCATGGTAAGTCAACTATAtatacaaaaacataaatatcATAATTAAGTGTGTGATGACAATTCTCATTAGGAGCGATATATTTGTTCCCACGTATGCGTGTTGGGTCAACTTACCATATCGACAAGTGAAAAATTCATGTATGTATTGACCTGACAGCCTTAGTTTAAACCCATATATCGGTTTTCAaaatgataaacttgtatggtatcgatataaaaaaatattattttttaattatatttgtatgtTATCTTGTCATCTTGTGCACTCGGTCTTATCATCATAATTGTATCTTACCTACCTGTATTATGAAAACAATTCAAAAGGTCAATGGATTTCCTTGTGTCTTTTGTGTCTTTTGATCAAGTCGATCAGTCGAGTGAAGAAAGCATCTGGCATtaaaaattcaagaattgatGAGAACCCACAGATTTATAATGTAATCTTATTGATTGCTTTGATGCTACGCATTGCTTAGGATAAGTGATTTCTACGTTTTGAGGATGACAATGCATCACCATGACTTTCACAAATAAACATATTTGGACAAATATAGTGTTCTAATTTGCAAGGGATTATCTTTTTGTTGCCGGTGTTGACAAAATTTATATGTAGATGTATTGTCTGCTATGTGTCTTAAGGCCGACACGGTTTTTATCCTTAAAAAAGTATTCTACAATTGAGAGGAATTGAACTCGAATTTATAAATCACATGGTTAACTCTCGTAACCGATGTGAGAGATTTTGCATTTCTAACAATATGTGCAACACTAATTGAAATGGATTCAAACTTGCTGGTTTGAACTAGTGCAGGGCACATGACGTAGGTGTTGCCAGTTGCCACACAAACTGGTCCGTGCCTTAATTGTCCGGCCcattacaagaaaaataaaaaagaagcccGTACCTTTGCTTTTGGGCTGGCGGAGGCCCGTAGACATGAATTATGTAGTGATGAGGGACGCAGGCTCGTCAGCCCGTGGATGGAGTTGGTCCCATTACAAATAAAGAATGAAAGTCGCGGTCATGGGCATAATTGAGCGAACAATTTTATCTGGCCCAGTGTAATAAAATATACATTGGGCTAACTAGGCCGGAACTTAATGTGGCCCATTAATGTAGATGTCCTCCAAGTAACATGGTTGATGGTTCATTGGTTCTAATATCCGAAATGGGCTCTGTCTAGCTAGCTACAGTTGGTTTGGATTCACATCAAGTGAGTCGAAATTTCGAATCCTGTATAATTGTATTGCTTCCACGAGCCAATCCTTTGAATCATATGACAGAGATTAAACTTAAACCGGAATTAAAATAATGTCACTCGTATATGAATTTTTACACACAAAGAACACAACCCatgaattaaaaaattaaaaaaattacgtaaaaatgcctctctttttttttttctaacattGAGGGAGATCAGACGGCGGAGGTGGCAACGTGGAAGAGGGAGTTGATCCATTCTCAACGATAAAAACTGTACCTAGGCCCCACGGCAAGTGCACATCCAAGTGACAATGCATGAACCACGCACCTATTCaattcaaataacaaaattattagttatatatatatatatgtatgtatttctattgttattaatataaaataacataCCTGGATTATTTGCTGTGAATCTAATGACAGCCCAACCTCCAACTGGCACAGCAATAGTGTTGCGTATTTGTGGATTAACAAGGTTGAATTTCAACGAATCCCTTGTTGGCTTATAATTTCCAAACCCTTGAGCCAACACGTGGAAGTTGAAACCGTGAATGTGCATAGGATGATTTTCCACACCAATAATTGCCGTGTTCTGCAGCACCATCTCCACGGTCGAATTATACTTCAACGGCTTCACACTCGTTGATTTCGGTGCAAACAATAGCGATAAATCCGAATTCACGCTTGCATTTGTGTAGTCAAATCTGATTGGAGGCTGGTTAGGGAAATCAGGGGTGTAGATTCCGTTCACACCGTAATACACTGCTTGCAGCATAGACAGTTTGGTGGGGGCCACAAAGGAAACGTTATTCATGCTCGCGGAAAATCTCTGTCCAGCTGGCCCAGCACACGTGGCATTTGCTTGGCAACGATCGAGTGCTAGACCAATTGTCACGAACATATGCTCGTCCACGTGGCGTGGTACTGGGACCCAGTGGGGACCACCAACAAGACCCGTCAAATTGCTGTGGAACTTGTGAGCTGTTGGTGTGTCGTTGAACGCAGGCATGACTGGCATTGTTGGAGTCGATGACGTGTCACCATCGTAGACAACAATGCCTCTTGTGGTTGTGTTATCGAACGGTGCTCCTACGGCACTGGCGTATGGGGAAGCCGCCATGTGGTAAGACCCAATTGGGCGGTCTGTGCACAGGAGGACATCCACCGTCTGTCCTGGAGCAATAGCAACAACGTCGGTGACATACGGTGTTGTATACGTGGCATCGACCGCGACAACTGTCATATTGTGATTGGCTATCTTGAAGAAGTGCTGGTTATTGAGTGCAGCGTTGATTATGCGGAGAAGATAGGTTTTTCCTTTTGTCACCCTAAGTTCATATGTCTCTGATTAAtaacaaacaacaaattaaCTTATTGAGTTGTAGCATTTCaaatcatttatatcatattctaacATTAGAAATAGATAATACTGCTTACGATTTTGAGAACATGAGTAGAGATCTCCGGGCAATCCATTAATCGTGTAAGCGTCGGAAACTGTAGGAGCGCCGCCAGAGACTATTGCCGCATTTTCGACATCAATTATGCTGGAGTTCCACCATTCACCTAACAATCACATTTCAATGTTTAATTAATTCGTTTGTATAGAATGAACAGAAATGATACTCGTAATTAAATTAATGACAAGGATTAAAGATGTGTGTACCTATTAAAATTGGAATTTCTTTGTAAGGTTTAGCGAATGGGTATGAATTGCCTAATCTAGGACGAATAATAAGAGCTCCATGGACCGTGGCACGAAGAAATTGTACATGAGCATGCCACCATAGGGTTCCTTCTTGTTTGGTGATCTGAAATTTGTAGGTAAAGCTATGTCCAGGTTGTATGGGACATTGAGTAATCATACTAGCTCCATCGGTCCATGGAGTCAATATGTGAAACACTCCATGCCTGCTTACAGAAGCCTTGTTAATTAAAAGTGAAAATAATAGCTCATAACGATATTGTTCTTATCTAGAATAGTTATTACAATAATTAAACttgttatatatacatatataatgcaTATAGTCGTTTTCTGGGTGGTTATGCGATATTCTTCATATTGACATATATAAGCacatatattttctttgacaagaaacaaaagaactACTCAAGAATGATATTAATTACCTATGTTGTGGAGGGTGTTAATGACTTGGTctaaattaaattgaattgaAATATTAGTTAAGAATTACCAGTGAATGGTGAAGTTATAGGGAGATTTGTTAAAGACGTGAACAACAAGTGTGTCTCCCTCTCGAACATCTATCGTTGGGCCAGGTAGCGTTCCATTCACTGCTGCTATAACTTGTTGATGGCAGAGTCTTTGCACTGTAAGGTTTTTTatctgaaaattttaaaataaaaagagaagataAGATATAATGAGTTAATTGTTTGTTCCTACTGCGTATAATGCAtgatcaaaacttcaaaaaagtaacatacGACATGCATGTCCTTATATTCAAGAAAAACTACCCACTAAACTAAAAAAACTTCAAACTAAGCATTTTTATGGATGACAAAAAACGCTGAAATCCTTAGCATGCATTTTCGGTAAttcaaagagaaagaaataatcGAGAATGTAAAGTGATTACTTCGAACGAATACTGGACGATTGCAGCAGAAGCCAGGTTTGTTGACACCAGAAGAGCTAACAAAGCAGAGGACAGAGCAAGCAGGAGCACATTATGAGCCATTTATGCAAGCTTCCTTCGAAATATGACAACTATTTAGTTGAATGTATTCTTCAATGCGAATGTTGACGTATTTATATGTTGAGAGAGGAAGACTTGGCCTTCTAAGTAGCGATGGTTGCGTGCTGAGGAATTTGAATTCGCATTTCTATAATAGGAGTTAGCAAATCTTTCGTTATCTGAACAGCTAAGTTCttccatcaaaagcaaactaAAGTCAGAGGATCTAGAGAATCGTTAAAGAAAATTTATATACACTCAAATAGAATGGAAATAACCAAGAAGGTATTAATATATGGAAGAAAGCTGTAATTATTATTCTAaactatataattaattttctaacaatatatatacacacacatatatagttgGTCGTCTTGCACCGTCGACCGATCAAACAAGACTGCGAGTTCTTTTTTTCCCCACGCGTAACACATAGtctacaaattaaaaaaagaaataaattgacTTCTAACTTCTAGCTAGGTCATAAAAGAGATGGAGTCAATgaaaacaatatatacatatgtatgtatatatattaaagatTGCCATTATCCCTTAGTAATTTCATGCACCCAATGAAGTAATACTTGGCTACATGATTCCATGTCTCCATAGCTGGATGAAATCATTATTCCATTGTCTTTAGTCTTTACCACGTCACACATCTACACacacgcacatatatatatatatatatatatatatatatttccactTGTAATGCAAATTTAACCAAAGAACATCCAAATGGTGCGAATATATCCATGTCTAtctttaaaaaaagaataaaatactgAACGTGCATGTGTACATTTTAATGTATTTCTACTTTCACCTGCTGATTCTATGACCGGCGCAGGTAGATGCACGTCGGCCTTTCTTACTAGCTATTCGATCAAACTTATtaattctataaaaaaaaatcgaagTTATTAATCAAACAAATGGCAGAGGGCTTGTTTATCCACCTTAAAAAACAAGAGTCTGCCTTCAAGGAGCGACTAGTAGTCCTCCCCCCAAATGAGACTCAGATTTTCGGTTGTTACCAATTacgaaaaaaatcatatatatgtaatcacttgggtgatacCTTAGTGGTGAATCTATATTGTGGCAAATCGTATGGATTCGTaaggtcttgagtttgattcacACTAAGAATAATACTTTTGTGGTAacttgttgggttttgacctGACCGACCGATTTTAGgttcatatcgaatgtccaaatgacaaacttgtgtGACATCCTTTTTCGGTTACTAAAGAAACAATATGTAccaataaaatcaaatttattagaTGATTATTTTCATGTACAAGACTTGTAGGGCTTCCATTTGGAGTGTGTACATGATTTATAGAAATACTTGAAGGGCAAGGAATGTCAATTACGCGGGCCTTCATGATAAAAGTCGTAGTTCTTGTCCTAAATTAGATTTAAGAAATGTATTAACTTATATATTCCGAAGGAAATTGTCTTAGCCAGTTGTTAATTAGTTATAGTTAAGTAACCGTTTGactatataattaatatgttCTTCTAGCTGGCGATGAGATTTTTTCACTTAATTTACATGGCAAGTAATGTGCAATTTGCTATGATTGAATTGTTCAACAtgagattcaaaaaaaaaaaaaaaaatgttccaaCATGTAACTGAACTGGGCTTTAATGATTTTGAGTAATGGGCCTCATACATGATTAAGTCAATGGGCCCAATTTGAAAAACTCCTATGGGCTATGACCAGCTAATGCAGGACATTTTGGTCATTTCTCAAACCCGAAACACTTGCCTTTTAAATTTGTACTAATAATGTCTTCGTCTCTTCACGAAACGAATTTTGCAGTTAAATCAGGTTCAAAGTACTGTCCCTACTCGCCAAAAGAGGGAAACCAACACCGGAGAGACCCAATTCAAAGGATGGAGAAGGACGACGCGTCGGTGGAAGAGACTGAAGGCGCCGCTTCTATTGACGCCGTCGGAGGCGGTGGTAGCGGGGATGAGACTGGGGCGGCGACTGCAGAGGGAAGCAGTGGCCGAGCACGTAGAGACCGAGTGAAGGGGCCGTGGTCGCCGGAGGAGGACGTGATACTGAGTCAACTCGTGAGTAAGTTCGGCGCGAGAAATTGGAGCTTGATCGCGCGAGGCATCTCTGGGAGGTCCGGCAAGTCTTGCAGGCTGCGCTGGTGTAATCAGCTCGACCCGGCCGTTAAACGCAAGCCTTTTACTGGTATAGAGATCGGAAACCCGTAATCTTTGACAATGTTGTTTGTTGAAGcttcaattttgttgtttaTGGTTTTGATCGATTACTGATTGTTCTACATTAAAGCTGAATTATCTACTTTTGCTGTTAATTGGTGAATCTGGGGTTTAGTGTTTTGTGGTTTTACTTCTAAGATAtcagttagttttttttttttttttttaatatatattttcttttgcttggGAGTGGCTTGATGTTTCTATGTGATTTAGGGGTGTGCAGTTTACGCTtcttaaatttaaaattcacAGGGAAACTtgctttccttttgttttaatatttaatttgcACAACAGAACTGTTGTTGATGGCATgagaagtttttttaaaaaaagtctgCATTAACGAGTGCCTTGAGCCTCACTTGACTAGATTGTTGAATGAATAATCAAAATGTACTCTTAATATATTATGTTCTGCTTCTGAATTTTAATAGATGGGATTAATCATCTATTAGCATCTATTTGGCGTCAAGACTCGAGACTGACGAGACATAACATTAGTAGTACATTTGCGTCCAATGATTATGTTGCACAGGAAagaattatgtgttttttttggtaagtaggAAACAATTATGTTCCATTCACATCATCACTGTCTCTAACCTAACACGTTCATTTCAGGTATATGgcgaaaaatatattttatgtaaGTGCACGTGAGCTGTTTGCTCAAAATGaatgaataaaaatgaaatgaaagaaatgATTGTGGCATATAACTGTTAGCCAAGTCCTAGTGATAATCTTTTTTTACTTTAACTAGACGTGATATTCAAAGCTTTGTATGTTAGAGAAGTCATGCAACTTGGAGATTTCAATATGGGTTGTGAAATTTTCTGTTTGAAAGATGTAATTTTGTGATTGCTTGTTTTGCGAGTGTATTTGGGACAAATATTGATAGATGTGTTTAATACTATTGATTGATGTCTTGTCGTAAAGCATGGAAAAGCATGgccttttttcattcaaaaaaaaaatagtctcttttttgtttcgaacTTAATTTTCATTTTGCTTTTGGGTTGTTAAACATAAATCTATGGCAAGCCCATGCCAATTAGAACCATTCAAACTAATGTCCATGGACTTATCTATTATGGGTTTACACTTCcaatcttttttctctctccacattCTTGGTGTAATGCATAAGTCACTGCTTCTGTCTCTCATTATGTGGATTATATAACTGTTTTGGTGTTTGGAGGTTATTATTTGTCTCTTTATGAAGTCCTGTAATGCTAGGTGAAGCAGCATGCATCTAAATTATCATTATGTTAATGCTATCACCCCAACGATATTAGAAATGTAAATATTGATACTGACGGGATTGGACTCTCACGCATAGTCCTAATCTTCTGTCCTTGACGGATGCCTATACTACTTTCCAGAATTTTATCATGTGTTCACATGAACATTGTTAGGATGTGGGCTATTAAATTTTGTACTAATGTATACTCTGAAGAGCAAAGGCTGAGGAAATCAATGCTGTTGCAGATGAGGAGGACCGAATAATAATTGCAGCCCACACAGTTCATGGAAACAAATGGGCAGCAATTGCTAGGCTTCTACCGGGGAGAACTGACAAT
The window above is part of the Tripterygium wilfordii isolate XIE 37 chromosome 3, ASM1340144v1, whole genome shotgun sequence genome. Proteins encoded here:
- the LOC119988548 gene encoding laccase-7-like translates to MAHNVLLLALSSALLALLVSTNLASAAIVQYSFEIKNLTVQRLCHQQVIAAVNGTLPGPTIDVREGDTLVVHVFNKSPYNFTIHWHGVFHILTPWTDGASMITQCPIQPGHSFTYKFQITKQEGTLWWHAHVQFLRATVHGALIIRPRLGNSYPFAKPYKEIPILIGEWWNSSIIDVENAAIVSGGAPTVSDAYTINGLPGDLYSCSQNQTYELRVTKGKTYLLRIINAALNNQHFFKIANHNMTVVAVDATYTTPYVTDVVAIAPGQTVDVLLCTDRPIGSYHMAASPYASAVGAPFDNTTTRGIVVYDGDTSSTPTMPVMPAFNDTPTAHKFHSNLTGLVGGPHWVPVPRHVDEHMFVTIGLALDRCQANATCAGPAGQRFSASMNNVSFVAPTKLSMLQAVYYGVNGIYTPDFPNQPPIRFDYTNASVNSDLSLLFAPKSTSVKPLKYNSTVEMVLQNTAIIGVENHPMHIHGFNFHVLAQGFGNYKPTRDSLKFNLVNPQIRNTIAVPVGGWAVIRFTANNPGAWFMHCHLDVHLPWGLGTVFIVENGSTPSSTLPPPPSDLPQC